In Rhinopithecus roxellana isolate Shanxi Qingling chromosome 4, ASM756505v1, whole genome shotgun sequence, a single genomic region encodes these proteins:
- the SLC35D3 gene encoding solute carrier family 35 member D3, whose product MRQLCRGRVLGISVAIAHGVFSGSLNILLKFLISRYQFSFLTLVQCLTSSTAALSLELLRRLGLIAVPPFGLSLARSFAGVAVLSTLQSSLTLWSLRGLSLPMYVVFKRCLPLVTMLIGVLVLKNGAPSPGVLAAVLITTCGAALAGAGDLTGDPIGYVTGVLAVLVHAAYLVLIQKASADTEHGPLTAQYVIAVSATPLLVICSFASTDSIHAWTFPGWKDPAMVCIFVACILIGCAMNFTTLHCTYINSAVTTSFVGVVKSIATITVGMVAFSDVEPTSLFIAGVVVNTLGSIIYCVAKFMETRKQSKYEDLEAQPRGEEAQLSGDQLPFVMEELPGEGGNGRSEGGDGPAQQSRQEVRGSPRGVPLVAGSSEEGSRRSLKDAYLEVWRLVRGTRYMKKDYLIENEELPSP is encoded by the exons ATGCGGCAGCTGTGCCGGGGACGAGTGCTGGGCATCTCGGTGGCCATCGCGCACGGGGTCTTCTCGGGTTCCCTCAACATCTTGCTCAAGTTCCTCATCAGCCGCTACCAGTTCTCCTTCCTGACCCTGGTGCAGTGCCTGACCAGCTCCACGGCGGCGCTGAGCCTGGAGCTGCTGCGGCGCCTCGGGCTCATCGCCGTGCCCCCTTTCGGTCTGAGCCTGGCACGCTCCTTCGCGGGGGTCGCGGTGCTCTCCACGTTGCAGTCCAGCCTCACGCTCTGGTCCCTGCGCGGCCTCAGCCTGCCTATGTACGTGGTCTTCAAGCGCTGCCTGCCCCTGGTCACCATGCTCATCGGCGTCCTGGTGCTCAAGAACGGCGCGCCCTCGCCAGGGGTGCTGGCGGCCGTGCTCATCACCACCTGCGGCGCCGCCCTGGCAG GAGCCGGCGACCTGACGGGCGACCCCATCGGGTACGTCACGGGAGTGCTGGCGGTGCTGGTGCACGCCGCCTACCTGGTGCTCATCCAGAAGGCCAGCGCTGACACAGAGCACGGGCCCCTCACCGCGCAGTACGTCATCGCCGTCTCCGCCACTCCTCTGCTGGTCATCTGCTCCTTCGCCAGCACCGACTCCATCCACGCCTGGACCTTCCCTGGCTGGAAGGACCCAGCTATGGTCTGCATCTTCGTGGCCTGCATCCTGATCGGCTGCGCCATGAACTTCACCACGCTGCACTGCACCTACATCAACTCGGCCGTGACCACCAGCTTCGTGGGCGTGGTAAAGAGCATCGCCACTATCACGGTGGGCATGGTGGCCTTCAGCGACGTGGAACCCACCTCTCTGTTCATTGCCGGCGTGGTGGTGAACACCCTGGGCTCCATCATTTACTGTGTGGCCAAGTTCATGGAGACCAGAAAGCAAAGCAAGTACGAGGACCTGGAGGCCCAACCCAGGGGAGAGGAGGCGCAGCTAAGTGGAGACCAGCTACCATTCGTGATGGAGGAGCTGCctggggagggaggaaatggCCGGTCAGAAGGTGGGGATGGCCCCGCTCAGCAGAGCAGGCAAGAGGTCAGGGGCAGCCCCCGAGGAGTCCCGCTGGTGGCTGGGAGCTCTGAAGAAGGGAGCAGGAGGTCCTTAAAAGATGCTTACCTCGAGGTGTGGAGGTTGGTTAGAGGAACCAGGTATATGAAGAAGGATTACTTGATAGAAAACGAGGAGTTACCCAGTCCTTGA